One region of Cyanobium sp. M30B3 genomic DNA includes:
- the rbfA gene encoding 30S ribosome-binding factor RbfA translates to MAQGRRVERVASLIRREVSQLLQGGIKDERVGHGLVSVTHVEVAGDLQHCKIFVSVFGTDDDREQAMAGLKSATAYVKGELGRRLKMRRTPEVVFVHDRGMERGTSVLSLLNQLERERSQRQEPAEEPAEEPAPGQAGDGLQA, encoded by the coding sequence ATGGCACAGGGCCGACGGGTGGAACGGGTGGCCTCCCTGATCCGCCGAGAAGTGAGCCAGCTGCTGCAGGGTGGCATCAAGGACGAGCGCGTGGGCCATGGGCTGGTGAGCGTCACCCACGTGGAGGTGGCCGGCGACCTGCAGCACTGCAAGATCTTCGTGAGCGTGTTCGGCACCGACGACGACCGGGAGCAGGCGATGGCCGGACTGAAGTCGGCCACGGCCTACGTGAAGGGGGAGCTGGGCCGGCGGCTGAAGATGCGCCGCACCCCGGAGGTGGTCTTCGTGCATGACAGGGGCATGGAGCGGGGCACCTCCGTGCTGAGCCTGCTCAACCAGCTGGAGCGGGAGCGCAGCCAGCGGCAGGAGCCAGCTGAGGAACCGGCAGAGGAGCCAGCCCCGGGCCAGGCCGGCGACGGGCTCCAGGCATGA
- a CDS encoding DUF751 family protein, whose amino-acid sequence MKDFFLNVTRYPRYLIAFGLGVANSVLEPLAARARNPVTAVALIGAAVSGLLSLVLILRAMVNIQPVA is encoded by the coding sequence ATGAAGGACTTCTTCCTCAATGTGACGCGCTATCCGCGCTACCTGATCGCCTTTGGCCTGGGGGTGGCCAATTCGGTGCTGGAGCCGCTGGCGGCCCGGGCCCGCAATCCCGTCACCGCCGTGGCCCTGATCGGCGCCGCCGTGAGCGGGCTGCTCAGCCTGGTGCTGATCCTGCGTGCGATGGTGAACATCCAACCAGTCGCATAG
- a CDS encoding glutathione S-transferase family protein, translating to MQLHQFRHSAFCEKVRLVLAAKGLDYSVVEVTPGVGQLELFRMSGQRQVPVLVDGPDVIADSTAIALHLERRHPLPALLPADPQLRARVLLLEDWADTALASGCRLALLQAAAGDPVLRTALLPEATPAPLRQLVGGLPAGLLGGVGDTLGGVLTGDASRQLQRNLEQLAVLCAAQPYLVGDQLSLADLAVAAQLSLLRFPASCGAPLAGRGAPGIADNPLLAPLFSWRDQLVAARAPASA from the coding sequence ATGCAGCTCCACCAGTTCCGCCACTCGGCCTTCTGTGAGAAGGTGCGCCTTGTGCTGGCCGCCAAGGGCCTCGACTACAGCGTGGTGGAGGTCACCCCGGGGGTGGGCCAGCTCGAATTGTTCCGGATGTCCGGCCAGCGCCAGGTGCCCGTGCTGGTGGACGGTCCCGACGTGATCGCCGATTCCACGGCCATCGCCCTGCATCTGGAACGCCGCCATCCCCTGCCGGCCCTGCTGCCGGCCGATCCCCAGCTGCGCGCCCGGGTGCTGTTGCTCGAGGACTGGGCCGACACCGCCCTGGCCTCCGGATGCCGCCTGGCTCTGCTGCAGGCTGCAGCAGGGGATCCGGTGCTGCGCACGGCGCTGCTGCCGGAAGCCACGCCAGCACCCCTGCGCCAACTGGTGGGCGGGCTGCCGGCCGGGCTGCTGGGCGGGGTGGGTGACACCCTCGGCGGGGTGCTCACCGGCGATGCCTCCCGCCAGCTGCAGCGCAACCTCGAACAGCTGGCCGTACTCTGCGCCGCCCAGCCCTACCTGGTGGGTGACCAGCTCTCCCTGGCCGACCTGGCTGTGGCCGCCCAGCTCTCGCTGCTCCGCTTTCCGGCCAGTTGCGGTGCTCCCCTGGCCGGCCGCGGTGCCCCGGGGATTGCCGACAACCCGTTGCTGGCTCCCCTGTTCAGCTGGCGCGACCAACTGGTGGCGGCACGCGCTCCAGCCTCAGCCTGA
- a CDS encoding POLO box duplicated region, with product MAGRQLRTILAGMALALVLLLWLPEGAAGALAAEGPLAGRILQWPQWRLPAPLQRPGRRDLVYPDWFLGDWQVSSSDGLSYPVRFIPSAEGVVGDRSFNAAAVGRALLGEQLAAVANDPANPNRQVAHLRRSDGQRLALDSTVVGRRREQPAAGDLLVDELALQVLHGAGEPAVSRVETLTRFHRLPDGSIQAEQWQATYGSPAGGLGAAALRSDHLRLRLERVPPPVGRAS from the coding sequence ATGGCCGGCCGACAGCTGCGCACCATCCTGGCGGGCATGGCCCTGGCCCTCGTCCTGCTGCTCTGGCTGCCGGAGGGCGCCGCTGGGGCCCTGGCGGCCGAGGGGCCGCTCGCCGGCAGGATCCTCCAGTGGCCGCAGTGGCGGCTGCCGGCCCCGCTGCAGCGGCCTGGCCGCCGTGATCTGGTGTACCCGGACTGGTTCCTGGGCGACTGGCAGGTAAGCAGCAGCGACGGCCTCAGCTACCCGGTGCGCTTCATCCCCTCAGCCGAGGGGGTGGTGGGGGACCGCAGCTTCAACGCCGCGGCGGTGGGCCGGGCGCTGCTGGGGGAGCAGCTGGCCGCGGTGGCCAATGATCCCGCCAACCCCAACCGCCAGGTCGCCCATCTGCGCCGGAGCGACGGCCAGCGGCTGGCGCTGGACTCCACGGTGGTGGGGCGCCGGCGGGAGCAGCCGGCCGCTGGTGATCTGCTGGTGGATGAGCTCGCCCTGCAGGTGCTCCACGGCGCCGGTGAGCCGGCGGTGAGCCGGGTGGAGACCCTGACCCGCTTCCATCGGTTGCCGGATGGGTCGATCCAGGCGGAGCAATGGCAGGCCACCTACGGGTCCCCCGCAGGGGGACTGGGGGCGGCGGCGCTGCGCAGCGACCACCTCAGGCTGAGGCTGGAGCGCGTGCCGCCACCAGTTGGTCGCGCCAGCTGA
- a CDS encoding chlororespiratory reduction protein 7, whose protein sequence is MSDPLIRELDHYVVLEPGGGERILSAAETLQWLERQLATMAAPPSDLQDLPETRLQAERLLDTACELELEPGRSVQWFAVRLEPPGSS, encoded by the coding sequence ATGTCTGATCCCCTGATCCGGGAGCTCGATCATTACGTGGTGCTGGAGCCAGGGGGCGGCGAGCGCATCCTCAGCGCTGCCGAAACCCTGCAGTGGCTCGAGCGGCAGCTGGCCACGATGGCCGCGCCGCCGTCCGATCTGCAGGATCTGCCCGAGACGCGGCTCCAGGCCGAGCGCCTGCTGGACACCGCCTGTGAACTGGAACTGGAGCCGGGCCGCAGCGTGCAGTGGTTCGCCGTTCGCCTGGAACCCCCCGGCTCTAGTTGA
- a CDS encoding shikimate kinase codes for MAPPTHQELAQRLQGLNLYLVGMMGAGKSAVGRPLADALGYRFVDADTVLEGAAGRPIPEIFASEGEAAFRQLETAVLGQISGWHSLVVATGGGVVTRPENWGHMRQGVVVWLDAPAEQLLARLGSDPTPRPLLQADDPDSRLRQLLAERQPLYAQADLHVRQRQEQPPQVALLVLEALPGILRARPEAPQHPALLTDQDGRITPSLN; via the coding sequence ATGGCCCCACCCACCCACCAGGAGCTGGCCCAGCGCCTGCAGGGCCTCAACCTCTACCTGGTGGGGATGATGGGGGCTGGCAAGAGCGCCGTGGGCCGCCCCCTGGCCGATGCCCTGGGCTACCGCTTCGTGGATGCCGACACGGTGCTGGAGGGGGCGGCGGGACGCCCGATCCCCGAGATCTTCGCCAGCGAGGGCGAAGCGGCGTTCCGCCAGCTGGAGACGGCCGTGCTGGGGCAGATCAGCGGCTGGCATTCGCTGGTGGTGGCCACCGGCGGCGGGGTGGTGACCCGGCCGGAGAACTGGGGCCACATGCGCCAGGGGGTGGTGGTGTGGCTGGATGCCCCGGCCGAGCAGCTGCTGGCGCGGCTGGGCAGCGACCCCACCCCCAGGCCGTTGCTGCAGGCGGACGACCCCGACAGCCGGCTGCGGCAGCTGCTGGCCGAGCGCCAGCCGCTGTATGCCCAGGCCGATCTGCACGTGCGCCAGCGGCAGGAGCAGCCGCCCCAGGTGGCCCTGCTGGTGCTGGAGGCCCTGCCGGGGATCCTGCGCGCGCGTCCGGAAGCACCGCAGCATCCCGCCCTGCTGACGGACCAGGACGGCCGGATCACCCCGAGCCTCAACTAG
- a CDS encoding 6-carboxytetrahydropterin synthase produces the protein MTASATSRPAPPPASRLPAPPLTTPAHGAGRPCVITRRARFSASHRYWLPELSAAENEARFGPCTLAPGHGHNYELIVAMGGPLDGDGMVLNLSEVKHAIRAEVTGQLDFRHLNDVWPEFDLARPEGSLPSTEALCRAIWTRLAGHLPLVGLRLYEQDNLWVDLLPSPASRLDSSASTAVPMEAFLSIRTHFAAAHRLARPELSQAENEAIYGKCARPHGHGHNYLLDVTVRGHIEPRTGMVCDLAALQRLVDDLVVEPFDHTFLNKDVEHFASTVPTAENIALHIADLLTGPIAAIGARLHKVRLQESPNNAAEVFAETPQLEMAPAALEALVAG, from the coding sequence ATGACGGCCAGTGCCACTTCCCGCCCAGCTCCGCCGCCTGCATCACGGCTGCCCGCCCCGCCGCTGACGACTCCGGCCCACGGCGCCGGACGCCCCTGCGTGATCACCCGCCGGGCCCGTTTCAGTGCCAGCCATCGCTACTGGCTGCCCGAGCTCAGCGCCGCCGAGAACGAGGCCCGTTTCGGCCCCTGCACCCTGGCCCCCGGCCATGGCCACAACTACGAGCTGATCGTGGCCATGGGCGGACCTCTCGACGGCGACGGCATGGTGCTCAACCTCTCCGAGGTGAAACACGCCATTCGCGCCGAGGTGACCGGCCAGCTCGACTTCCGCCACCTCAACGACGTGTGGCCGGAGTTCGATCTGGCCAGGCCCGAGGGCAGCTTGCCCAGCACCGAGGCCCTCTGCCGGGCGATCTGGACCCGGCTGGCCGGGCACCTGCCGCTGGTGGGCCTGCGTCTCTACGAGCAGGACAACCTCTGGGTGGATCTGCTGCCCTCACCGGCTTCCCGTCTCGATTCCTCTGCCTCCACCGCCGTTCCCATGGAAGCCTTCCTCTCGATCCGCACCCACTTCGCCGCCGCCCACCGGCTGGCCCGGCCCGAGCTCAGCCAGGCGGAGAATGAGGCTATCTACGGCAAGTGCGCCCGTCCCCACGGCCACGGCCACAACTATCTGCTCGATGTCACCGTGCGCGGACACATCGAGCCACGCACCGGCATGGTGTGTGATCTGGCGGCCCTGCAGCGCCTGGTCGACGACCTGGTGGTGGAGCCCTTCGACCACACCTTCCTCAACAAGGACGTGGAGCACTTCGCCAGCACGGTGCCCACCGCCGAGAACATCGCCCTGCACATCGCCGACCTGCTCACCGGGCCGATCGCCGCCATCGGCGCCCGCCTGCACAAGGTGCGCCTGCAGGAAAGCCCCAACAACGCCGCCGAGGTGTTTGCCGAAACTCCCCAGCTGGAGATGGCGCCCGCAGCCCTCGAGGCCCTCGTCGCTGGCTGA
- a CDS encoding dihydrofolate reductase family protein has product MSLDGRLAPPDGGAAQLGGPGDRRVLEEALAWADGALVGAETLRRHGSTCLIHHPDLLAQRRRQGRGAQPHALVLSRTGVLPAGVPFWQQPLQRWWLRPRQAGSSPTAAPFDRQLPFDSLLELRQQLAGLGLSRLVLLGGADLASQWLAAGLVDELQLTLCPLLLGGAHSWCAADPGLGLDRWRWRLLEQRPLEGDELLLRYGREEPPAR; this is encoded by the coding sequence GTGAGCCTCGACGGCCGGCTCGCTCCCCCGGACGGCGGGGCCGCCCAGCTCGGCGGCCCAGGTGATCGCCGGGTGCTGGAGGAGGCCCTGGCCTGGGCCGATGGCGCCCTGGTGGGGGCGGAGACCCTGCGCCGCCACGGCAGCACCTGCCTGATTCATCATCCCGATCTGCTGGCCCAGCGCCGCCGCCAGGGCCGCGGGGCCCAACCCCATGCCCTGGTGCTCAGCCGCACGGGGGTGCTGCCTGCCGGTGTGCCCTTCTGGCAGCAGCCCCTGCAGCGCTGGTGGCTGCGGCCGCGCCAGGCCGGCAGCAGCCCCACTGCCGCCCCCTTTGATCGCCAGCTGCCCTTCGACAGCTTGCTGGAGTTGCGTCAGCAGCTGGCGGGCCTGGGCCTGAGCCGGTTGGTGCTGCTCGGCGGTGCCGACCTGGCCAGCCAGTGGCTGGCCGCCGGCCTGGTGGACGAGCTCCAGCTCACCCTCTGTCCGCTGCTGTTGGGCGGAGCCCACAGCTGGTGCGCCGCCGATCCGGGGTTGGGCCTGGATCGCTGGCGCTGGCGCCTGCTGGAGCAGCGGCCCCTGGAGGGCGATGAGCTGTTGCTGCGCTACGGCCGTGAGGAACCCCCGGCCCGCTGA
- a CDS encoding N-acetyltransferase, which produces MAELQASWCRSLADISESAWDQLLPDAASPFYRWRWLRQLEASGSIVPRQGWQDCHLTLRRGDQLIAVAPLYLKGHSYGEFVFDQSFAQLAGQLGLRYYPKLVGMSPVSPVQGYRFLIAPAEDAAALTALLLELIDRFCREHRILSCNFLYVDPDWQPLAEAAGCAAWVNQQSQWSNPGHADFNDYLASFNANQRRNIKRERRAVAAAGLAVQPLVGEAIAPALVGRMHDFYAQHCARWGPWGSKYLSEAFFEALASDPVLRRHLVLFSAHRGDPAEPVAMSLCVRGGDHLWGRYWGSDEEIDCLHFEVCYYAPIDWAIANGIRHFDPGAGGSHKRRRGFVAQPRVSLHRWSDPRFAAILHDWLPGANAEMAREIEAINAELPFTAAYDPPHAPTPRSDPAA; this is translated from the coding sequence ATGGCTGAGCTGCAAGCGTCCTGGTGCCGGTCGCTGGCGGACATTTCCGAGTCTGCCTGGGATCAGCTGCTCCCTGATGCGGCATCTCCGTTCTATCGCTGGCGCTGGCTGCGGCAGCTGGAGGCCAGCGGCAGCATCGTGCCCCGCCAGGGCTGGCAGGACTGCCACCTCACCCTCCGGCGCGGCGATCAGCTGATTGCCGTGGCTCCGCTCTACCTCAAGGGCCACAGCTACGGCGAATTCGTGTTTGACCAGAGCTTCGCCCAGCTGGCCGGCCAACTTGGGCTGCGCTACTACCCCAAGCTGGTGGGCATGAGCCCGGTGAGTCCGGTGCAGGGCTACCGCTTCCTGATCGCCCCCGCTGAGGATGCCGCCGCGCTCACTGCCCTGTTGCTGGAGCTGATCGACCGGTTCTGCCGGGAGCACCGCATCCTCAGCTGCAATTTTCTCTACGTGGATCCCGACTGGCAGCCCCTGGCCGAGGCGGCCGGTTGCGCCGCCTGGGTGAACCAGCAGAGCCAGTGGAGCAACCCCGGCCACGCCGATTTCAACGACTATCTGGCCAGCTTCAACGCCAACCAGCGCCGCAACATCAAGCGCGAGCGCAGGGCGGTGGCCGCCGCCGGCCTGGCGGTGCAGCCGCTGGTGGGCGAGGCGATCGCCCCTGCGCTGGTGGGCCGCATGCACGACTTCTACGCGCAGCACTGCGCCCGCTGGGGACCGTGGGGGAGCAAGTACCTCAGTGAGGCGTTTTTCGAGGCGCTGGCGAGCGATCCGGTATTGCGCCGCCACCTGGTGCTGTTCAGCGCCCACCGCGGCGATCCCGCCGAGCCCGTGGCCATGTCGCTGTGCGTGCGCGGTGGTGATCACCTCTGGGGCCGTTACTGGGGCAGCGACGAAGAAATCGACTGTCTGCACTTCGAGGTGTGTTACTACGCACCGATCGACTGGGCGATCGCAAACGGCATCCGCCATTTCGACCCTGGCGCCGGCGGCAGCCACAAGCGCCGCCGGGGCTTCGTGGCCCAGCCACGGGTGAGTTTGCACCGCTGGAGCGATCCCCGCTTCGCGGCGATCCTGCACGACTGGCTGCCGGGCGCCAACGCCGAGATGGCCCGCGAGATCGAGGCGATCAACGCCGAGCTGCCCTTCACCGCTGCCTACGATCCACCCCATGCCCCAACCCCTCGATCCGATCCAGCGGCGTGA
- a CDS encoding DUF4346 domain-containing protein, with the protein MPQPLDPIQRRELDDQLSQRFIALDPAGYFLIKLDREAGELIAEHYTNSIDERGLATDPDSGEVISCRGAGPRQPQAVYRGRSAKELGMALCEGEGPHPLSCLDHALYLGRELQKAEVALESGVDYVQD; encoded by the coding sequence ATGCCCCAACCCCTCGATCCGATCCAGCGGCGTGAGCTCGACGACCAGCTCTCGCAGCGCTTCATCGCCCTCGATCCGGCTGGCTACTTCCTGATCAAGCTCGACCGCGAAGCCGGCGAGCTGATCGCCGAGCATTACACCAACAGCATCGACGAGCGGGGGTTGGCCACCGATCCCGACAGCGGTGAGGTGATCAGCTGTCGTGGCGCCGGCCCCAGGCAGCCCCAGGCTGTGTACCGGGGGCGGAGCGCCAAGGAACTGGGTATGGCCCTGTGCGAAGGGGAAGGTCCCCACCCGCTGAGCTGTCTCGATCACGCCCTCTACCTCGGACGGGAGTTGCAGAAGGCTGAAGTCGCCCTGGAGTCTGGAGTCGACTACGTGCAGGATTGA
- a CDS encoding B12-binding domain-containing radical SAM protein produces MRTLFIYPEFPKTFWSYEKILELIDRKVLLPPLGLVTVAALLPQDWEMKLVDRNVREVREDEWAWAELVVISGMIVQKADMAEQIARAKARGLPVAVGGPFASSTPDAPELDQADFKVLDEGEITLPLFVEALERGETSGRFTAGGEKPDVTSTPVPRYDLLELDAYSEMSVQFSRGCPFNCEFCDIIVLYGRKPRTKTPEQLVAELQRLYDLGWRRSVFLVDDNFIGNKRNVKLLLPALRQWQIEHGYPFSFATEASVDLAADQELMDMMTECRFESVFLGIETPDAASLETARKLQNTRSSLEESVEKITASGLRVMAGFIIGFDGEQRGAGNRIVEFVTRTGIPHAMMGMLQALPNTAMWTRLEQEGRLIQDSAAAKGVNQTNLLNFVPTRPIQDIATEYMEAFSTLYEPNAYIDRVYSYFLKLPPQRYKQILKEQATHAAAGSAENLPPTGKKGMSWVDLRALGIVVWRQGIKRNTRWRFWRALAGMWRHNPARFKGFISILAHSEHFLEYRQIVRREIQEQIAGLPADPSHSLMVAPPQMVAS; encoded by the coding sequence GTGCGCACCCTGTTCATCTACCCGGAATTCCCGAAAACCTTCTGGAGCTACGAGAAGATCCTCGAGCTGATCGACCGCAAGGTGCTGCTGCCGCCCCTGGGGCTGGTCACCGTGGCAGCCCTGCTCCCCCAGGACTGGGAGATGAAGCTGGTGGATCGCAACGTGCGCGAGGTGCGCGAGGACGAGTGGGCCTGGGCCGAGCTGGTGGTGATCTCCGGGATGATCGTGCAGAAGGCCGACATGGCCGAGCAGATCGCCCGCGCCAAGGCCCGCGGCCTGCCGGTGGCGGTGGGCGGTCCCTTCGCCAGCTCCACCCCCGACGCCCCGGAGCTGGACCAGGCCGACTTCAAGGTGCTCGACGAGGGGGAAATCACCCTGCCCCTGTTCGTGGAGGCCCTGGAGCGGGGCGAGACCAGCGGCCGCTTCACAGCGGGAGGCGAAAAACCGGACGTGACCTCCACCCCGGTACCGCGCTACGACCTGCTGGAGCTGGACGCCTACTCGGAGATGTCGGTGCAGTTCTCCCGCGGCTGCCCGTTCAACTGCGAGTTCTGCGACATCATCGTGCTCTACGGGCGCAAGCCCCGCACCAAGACGCCCGAGCAGCTGGTCGCCGAGCTGCAGCGCCTCTACGACCTGGGCTGGCGCCGCTCAGTGTTTCTGGTGGACGACAACTTCATCGGCAACAAGCGCAATGTGAAGCTGCTGCTGCCGGCCCTGCGCCAGTGGCAGATCGAGCACGGCTATCCGTTCAGCTTCGCCACCGAGGCCTCGGTGGATCTGGCGGCCGACCAGGAGCTGATGGACATGATGACCGAATGCCGCTTCGAGAGCGTGTTCCTGGGGATTGAAACCCCTGATGCCGCCAGCCTGGAAACGGCCCGCAAACTGCAGAACACCCGCTCCTCCCTGGAGGAATCGGTGGAGAAGATCACCGCCAGCGGCCTGCGGGTGATGGCCGGCTTCATCATCGGCTTCGACGGCGAGCAGCGCGGCGCCGGCAACCGCATCGTGGAGTTCGTGACCCGCACCGGCATCCCCCACGCGATGATGGGCATGCTGCAGGCCCTGCCCAACACCGCGATGTGGACGCGGCTGGAGCAGGAGGGCCGGCTGATCCAGGATTCCGCCGCCGCCAAGGGGGTGAACCAGACCAACCTGCTCAACTTCGTGCCCACCCGGCCGATTCAGGACATCGCCACCGAGTACATGGAGGCATTTTCCACGCTGTATGAGCCCAACGCCTACATCGATCGGGTGTACAGCTATTTCCTCAAGCTGCCGCCGCAGCGCTACAAGCAGATTCTCAAAGAGCAGGCCACCCATGCCGCGGCCGGATCAGCGGAGAACCTCCCCCCCACTGGCAAAAAAGGAATGTCCTGGGTGGATCTGCGGGCCCTGGGGATCGTGGTGTGGCGCCAGGGGATCAAGCGCAACACCCGCTGGCGGTTCTGGCGGGCCCTGGCCGGCATGTGGCGTCACAATCCGGCCCGCTTCAAGGGCTTCATCTCGATCCTGGCCCACAGCGAGCACTTCCTCGAATACCGCCAGATCGTGCGCCGCGAGATCCAGGAGCAGATTGCAGGTCTACCGGCGGACCCCTCCCATTCGCTGATGGTGGCGCCGCCCCAGATGGTGGCGAGTTAG
- a CDS encoding cytochrome B6, protein MGVAIYLGLVGGGLVAALVASLVLRGVKLI, encoded by the coding sequence ATGGGCGTGGCGATCTATCTCGGTCTGGTGGGCGGTGGACTGGTGGCCGCCCTGGTCGCATCCCTGGTGCTGCGCGGCGTCAAGCTGATCTGA
- the rimO gene encoding 30S ribosomal protein S12 methylthiotransferase RimO, which produces MTKPTVAFAHLGCEKNRVDTEHMLGLLAEAGYGVSADESDANVVVVNTCSFIQDAREESVRTLVELAEQGKELIIAGCLAQHFQEELLESLPEARAIVGTGDYQHIVSVLERVEAGERVNQVSATPTFVADEHLPRYRTTSEAVAYLKVAEGCDYRCAFCIIPHLRGDQRSRPIESIVAEASSLAAQGVQELVLISQITTNYGLDLYGKPMLAELLRALGEVEIPWVRVHYAYPTGLTPEVLAAYREVPNVLPYLDLPLQHSHPEVLRAMNRPWQAEVTGGLLRRIREQLPEAVLRTTFIVGFPGETEEQFQHLLDFVGEQQFDHVGVFTFSAEEGTPAAGLPDPVPAGVAQARKDRLMALQQPIAAARNAAWVGRIVDVLIEQENPSTGEMLGRCSRFAPDVDGEVLVKPGAGGLCAAPGTLVPVRITAADTYDLIGEVVGAKAMVGDALQAIRSA; this is translated from the coding sequence ATGACGAAACCAACCGTGGCCTTCGCCCACCTGGGCTGCGAGAAGAACCGGGTGGACACCGAGCACATGCTCGGCCTGCTGGCCGAGGCCGGCTATGGGGTGAGCGCCGATGAGAGTGATGCCAACGTGGTGGTGGTGAACACCTGCAGCTTCATCCAGGACGCCCGCGAGGAGTCGGTGCGCACGCTGGTGGAACTGGCGGAGCAGGGCAAGGAGCTGATCATCGCCGGCTGCCTGGCCCAGCACTTCCAGGAGGAGCTGCTGGAGAGCCTGCCGGAGGCCAGGGCGATCGTGGGCACCGGCGACTACCAGCACATCGTGAGCGTGCTGGAGCGGGTGGAGGCGGGTGAGCGGGTGAACCAGGTGAGTGCCACCCCCACCTTCGTGGCCGACGAGCACCTGCCCCGCTACCGCACCACCAGCGAGGCCGTGGCCTACCTGAAGGTGGCCGAGGGCTGCGACTACCGCTGCGCCTTCTGCATCATTCCCCACCTGCGCGGCGACCAGCGGTCCCGCCCGATCGAGAGCATCGTGGCTGAGGCCAGCAGCCTCGCCGCCCAGGGGGTGCAGGAGCTGGTGCTGATCAGCCAGATCACCACCAACTACGGCCTGGACCTCTACGGCAAACCGATGCTGGCCGAGCTGCTGCGGGCCCTGGGGGAGGTGGAGATTCCCTGGGTCCGGGTGCACTACGCCTACCCCACCGGGCTCACCCCCGAGGTGCTGGCGGCCTATCGGGAGGTGCCGAACGTGCTGCCGTATCTGGATCTGCCGCTGCAGCACAGCCATCCCGAGGTGCTGCGGGCGATGAACCGCCCCTGGCAGGCCGAGGTGACCGGCGGCCTGCTGAGGCGCATCCGCGAGCAGCTGCCCGAGGCGGTGCTGCGCACCACCTTCATCGTGGGCTTCCCCGGCGAAACCGAGGAGCAGTTCCAGCACCTGCTCGATTTCGTGGGCGAACAGCAGTTCGATCACGTGGGCGTGTTCACCTTCTCGGCAGAGGAGGGCACGCCGGCGGCCGGACTGCCCGATCCGGTGCCGGCCGGGGTGGCCCAGGCACGCAAGGACCGGCTGATGGCCCTCCAGCAGCCGATCGCGGCAGCCCGCAACGCCGCCTGGGTTGGACGGATCGTGGATGTGCTGATCGAGCAGGAGAACCCCAGCACCGGCGAGATGCTGGGACGCTGCAGCCGCTTTGCGCCGGACGTCGACGGCGAGGTGCTGGTGAAGCCGGGAGCCGGCGGCTTGTGCGCCGCGCCGGGGACGCTGGTGCCCGTGCGCATCACCGCGGCCGACACCTACGACCTGATCGGCGAGGTGGTGGGCGCCAAGGCAATGGTGGGCGACGCCCTGCAGGCGATCAGATCAGCTTGA
- a CDS encoding vitamin K epoxide reductase family protein, with protein sequence MAVLATVGAIDTGTITLKRWGVLGSLTCPGGADGCDKVLGSAWGTVLGQPLSLYGFLAYLAVLVLALLPLVLRGESRSRLASFSGWGLLLISTGMAVFSLVLMGVMVLKIQAFCFFCVLSALLSLALFVLSLLSGEWPDRGQLVFRVVLVALVVGLAGLGWAAAVDRPAGELGGRGVPPAVTSTSTPEAIALAEHLSSTGAVMYSAWWCPHCNDQKQLFGKEAADRLTIVECAADGRDSQTERCAAKAIQGFPSWEINGKLDSGVKSLQQLAERSGFKP encoded by the coding sequence ATGGCCGTGTTGGCCACCGTTGGGGCGATCGACACCGGCACGATCACCCTCAAGCGCTGGGGTGTGCTCGGCTCCCTCACCTGCCCCGGCGGTGCCGACGGCTGCGACAAGGTGCTCGGCAGTGCCTGGGGCACGGTGCTGGGCCAGCCCCTCTCCCTGTACGGCTTTCTGGCCTACCTGGCGGTGCTGGTGCTGGCCCTGCTGCCGCTGGTGCTCCGGGGCGAGTCCCGATCGCGCCTGGCCTCCTTCAGTGGCTGGGGATTGCTGCTGATCAGCACCGGCATGGCGGTGTTCAGCCTGGTGCTGATGGGGGTGATGGTGCTGAAGATCCAGGCGTTCTGTTTCTTCTGCGTGCTCTCGGCCCTGCTCAGCCTGGCGCTGTTTGTGCTCAGCCTGCTCTCGGGCGAGTGGCCCGATCGCGGCCAGCTGGTGTTCCGGGTGGTGCTGGTGGCCCTGGTGGTGGGGCTGGCAGGTCTCGGCTGGGCCGCGGCGGTCGATCGGCCCGCCGGTGAACTCGGGGGCCGCGGCGTGCCACCGGCGGTGACCAGCACCAGCACCCCGGAGGCCATTGCCCTGGCCGAGCACCTCAGCAGCACGGGAGCGGTGATGTATTCCGCCTGGTGGTGCCCCCACTGCAACGACCAGAAACAGCTGTTCGGCAAGGAGGCGGCCGATCGCCTCACCATCGTGGAATGTGCCGCCGATGGTCGGGACAGCCAGACGGAGCGCTGTGCCGCCAAGGCCATCCAGGGTTTTCCCAGCTGGGAGATCAACGGCAAGCTGGATTCCGGTGTGAAATCCCTGCAGCAGCTGGCCGAACGCAGCGGTTTCAAACCCTGA